Genomic segment of Eleutherodactylus coqui strain aEleCoq1 chromosome 1, aEleCoq1.hap1, whole genome shotgun sequence:
TGCCATTACAGTTCCCTGTAAGCAGCGCTGATATATTTTTTGCACTTATGTGCAACCACTtatacatactaatacacagtgtgcatcaggtagtcagagaagtggtgtggccatctttgtttctccaagcccggagggtcactttaagagtgCTGTGCATAAACGAATACACACAAACGTCAGTGAACTGCAGTAATGTTATAAAGGTGTGAGCCAAAATTCCTTCACAATTATCGAAGAGACTGataaaaaggaaaacaattaTTTAAAGTTATTGCTGGTAAAGGGGCTTCTACAAGCTATTGATTCAAGGTATGTACTTCATTTTACACACCCTGCTTCTGCATGTTGCCCTAGTTTTTGTTACATGGATGATGACACGGTGTAATCTGTCATCTGCTGTTCATCACCTCATTTTAAAATCTTCTAAGGACCAGATGTTTTTTCATTATGTCCTGATTAGTAAAACCAGgattcaaagagggtgtacttagttaAGGCCACCAAGGCAATATCTCACATTACGCATTGGGGGCTACAGTGCCCCTAAAGTAGTGTATACATCAGTTCACTGGTGGTAGAGGTGATACAGGACACAAGATGTACCTCCCAAGGAAATACTGTAGGTGACTCTACTTTGCAAAGGAATTCATAGCTGGTCGGGGCTCGGCGATGCCCTCAGTGACTGCAGTGCAGCTGGATACAAGACGCACGGCTCACAGTCCCTTTAAATCTGCACGTGCCGCTCTGGTTTTTTAAACCCTCTGCGCCTTCCTAATATGGCTATACCAATAGTAGAAGCGGCAGGTGTGGAGAGCTACACTCTAAATGGTGGAGGGGAGGAAGGGGCTGCAGTGATTGTCTGACTTTGGATCCAGTTGTTTGGCATGCATTTCCTATATGCTGTTCTGTCACCTCCTCTTGATTGCTGTATGTGGTCCTCTCAAGGTGAGGACCCTTCACAGTATGATAGTCACTATCAAAGTTGAATACCCCCTGCTTACCAGAGCCAGATGACCCTCCTTAAGAGGGCACcagtgagcagtatatagagtCTCAAGTCCACTACTCCAGGGCATCAGAGCAGCTTGCAAGCGCTCCTGGACTTCCCGCTTGGCCCGTGCCTCTTCTGGAGCACCGCTCTAGCCGCAGTTTCAACCACTTCTCTCACACCATCGTTGGTTTTAGCGGAGCACTCCAGATATTTATAAGCGCATATACGGGTAGCCATGGCTCGTCCATCTTCGGTCTGCAACAGCTGCTGCTCCATCTGTGCCAGTTCATTACGGATATGCTCATCATTCCTCAAGTCCGTCTTGTTGGCCACCAGGATGATGGGCACATTGGGACAGAATGTCTTCATCTCGGGCATCCAAGTCTTGAAGATACTCTCCAGAGAGTCTGGGTTGTCCACAGAGAAGCACATGAGGACCACATCAGTATCCGGATAGTAAAGTGGCCGCAATCGGTCATAGACCTGCCCAGCCGTGTCCCACAGTGTCAGCTCCACTAGCTTGCTATCCACCTCAATGTCTATTCTGGTGGTCTTATAATGAGAGATTTCAAAACAGTGGTATATGGGGAACTCATTCCCAAGCATGACAGTCAGCAGGCAGGTTTTACCGCACGTCGTGTCCCCGACCACCACCAGCTTCTTCCTGATAGCTGACATGGCCACTTTGCTGCGGTTGCCTGACACTttctgtggctctgatggtggctTGGCGCCCTGCCGGAGGAGGAGAACTGTCAGAGCTATCGCTGGTTAGCTTGCTGGGCAGCACAGGGTGATCAGACAGCGGTCCAGACTCTGCAATGCCCTCAGCGACTGCAGTGCAGAGGAGGAAGGGACTGCAGTGATTGTCATCAGGGACTTTGGATCCACTAGTTTTGCATGCATTACGTGTCTGCTGTTCTGTCACCTCCTCCTGACTGCTGGATGTGGTAGTAAACTTCCTGATCCTTCCTAATAGACAATGTAATTTGTTAGTGTGGaggatttattaaccccttagtggcattgcctattttggccataagaacatgattttttttggtgattttcatctccacttttttatttttccgttgttttctgcatggcaaactgtagtttttattggtacca
This window contains:
- the LOC136609768 gene encoding rho-related GTP-binding protein RhoB-like isoform X1, whose amino-acid sequence is MSAIRKKLVVVGDTTCGKTCLLTVMLGNEFPIYHCFEISHYKTTRIDIEVDSKLVELTLWDTAGQVYDRLRPLYYPDTDVVLMCFSVDNPDSLESIFKTWMPEMKTFCPNVPIILVANKTDLRNDEHIRNELAQMEQQLLQTEDGRAMATRICAYKYLECSAKTNDGVREVVETAARAVLQKRHGPSGKSRSACKLL
- the LOC136609768 gene encoding rho-related GTP-binding protein RhoB-like isoform X2, giving the protein MSAIRKKLVVVGDTTCGKTCLLTVMLGNEFPIYHLELTLWDTAGQVYDRLRPLYYPDTDVVLMCFSVDNPDSLESIFKTWMPEMKTFCPNVPIILVANKTDLRNDEHIRNELAQMEQQLLQTEDGRAMATRICAYKYLECSAKTNDGVREVVETAARAVLQKRHGPSGKSRSACKLL